A single Carnobacterium viridans DNA region contains:
- a CDS encoding PTS transporter subunit EIIC, whose translation MNYKNLAQIVLDNVGGPANISGMTHCATRLRLNLKDRSKTNTDILNNTEGIISIIEKGGQYQIIIGTEVNKVYAELETIMSNNNSFANDNNNNNEDSNDSKNILSNIFSTISGIFTPLLPAFAGSGILRGLVLLATQAGILSEDSGTYAILTVTAMSVFYFLPVELAYTAALKFKVSPYIAVLIGGSLINPDFIALMGNQGNGALTSFLGIPVVLMSYAYTVIPIILSIWVYSYLERFLRRVIPSGLELVFVPLISLVIMVPLTIIAIGPIGVYGGEFIASVVNTLIESSGLLAGVVVGGGWNVLVMFGLHWAVNPIMINNIATLGYDYIVPLTFATNFAMMGAVFGVFLKTRNKKMKSYALSSVLTIAFAGITEPAIYGVAVKLKKPFIAAIIGGAIGGGFMGWAHVSSNAFVFGGLTTLSAFVGGEFMYAIIGLALSFAISAVLAYVLGFKDPITETSVSA comes from the coding sequence ATGAACTATAAAAATTTAGCTCAAATAGTATTAGATAATGTAGGTGGACCAGCTAATATATCAGGTATGACACATTGTGCAACCAGATTAAGACTAAACTTAAAAGATAGGTCTAAAACTAATACAGATATTCTCAATAATACTGAAGGTATTATTTCAATTATTGAGAAAGGTGGACAATATCAAATTATTATTGGAACTGAAGTTAATAAAGTATATGCAGAATTAGAAACTATTATGTCAAATAATAATAGTTTCGCTAATGATAATAATAATAATAATGAAGATAGTAATGACAGTAAGAATATACTGAGTAATATATTCTCTACAATTTCTGGCATTTTCACACCTCTTTTACCTGCATTTGCAGGATCTGGTATTTTAAGAGGATTAGTATTACTTGCGACACAAGCAGGTATTTTATCCGAAGACAGTGGAACTTATGCTATTTTAACAGTAACAGCTATGAGTGTTTTTTACTTTCTTCCAGTTGAACTTGCTTATACTGCAGCTTTAAAATTTAAAGTAAGCCCTTATATAGCAGTACTTATTGGTGGTTCTCTCATTAATCCAGACTTTATCGCTCTTATGGGAAATCAAGGTAACGGTGCATTAACTTCCTTTTTAGGCATTCCCGTTGTCTTAATGAGTTATGCATATACTGTTATTCCTATTATTTTATCAATCTGGGTATATAGTTACTTGGAACGTTTTCTACGTCGGGTAATTCCATCTGGTTTGGAGCTAGTTTTTGTTCCTCTTATTTCTCTAGTCATAATGGTTCCTCTGACAATTATCGCAATTGGACCAATTGGAGTTTACGGCGGAGAGTTCATTGCTTCAGTAGTGAATACCTTGATTGAGTCAAGTGGTTTATTGGCCGGAGTAGTAGTCGGTGGTGGTTGGAACGTTCTCGTTATGTTTGGCTTACATTGGGCTGTTAATCCCATCATGATTAATAATATTGCTACATTAGGATATGATTATATTGTTCCTCTAACTTTTGCAACAAACTTTGCAATGATGGGTGCTGTTTTCGGAGTATTTTTAAAAACGCGTAATAAGAAAATGAAGAGCTACGCTCTTTCATCCGTTTTAACTATTGCTTTTGCTGGAATTACAGAACCAGCTATCTACGGTGTAGCTGTTAAACTAAAGAAGCCTTTTATAGCAGCAATTATTGGTGGAGCAATCGGTGGTGGTTTTATGGGGTGGGCTCACGTTTCTTCTAACGCATTTGTATTCGGTGGATTAACTACTCTTAGTGCTTTTGTAGGCGGAGAATTTATGTACGCTATTATTGGACTTGCACTAAGTTTTGCAATTTCTGCAGTACTTGCATATGTTCTTGGTTTCAAAGATCCTATCACAGAAACATCTGTATCTGCTTAA
- the rpiB gene encoding ribose 5-phosphate isomerase B: MKIAIGSDHVGYELKPAIIDYLEELGHEVNDFGPYTTERTDYPIFSKKVAENVANHNFDLGILICGTGVGISIAANKVEGIRAVVCSEPYSAKLSREHNNTNILAFGSRVIGTELAKMIVKEWLDAEYEGGRHENRVNMISEIEKNKR; encoded by the coding sequence ATGAAAATTGCAATAGGCAGCGATCATGTAGGTTATGAATTAAAACCAGCTATTATAGATTATTTAGAAGAATTAGGCCATGAGGTTAATGATTTTGGTCCTTACACCACAGAGCGTACAGATTATCCTATCTTTTCAAAAAAAGTAGCAGAAAATGTTGCGAACCATAATTTCGATTTAGGTATTTTGATCTGTGGAACCGGCGTAGGGATTTCAATTGCTGCAAATAAAGTAGAAGGTATACGTGCAGTCGTCTGTAGCGAACCATATTCTGCTAAGCTTTCGAGAGAACACAATAATACAAATATACTAGCATTTGGATCACGAGTTATAGGTACAGAATTAGCTAAGATGATTGTTAAAGAATGGTTAGATGCTGAATATGAAGGCGGGCGCCATGAAAATAGAGTTAATATGATCAGCGAAATAGAAAAAAATAAACGTTAG
- the rpe gene encoding ribulose-phosphate 3-epimerase: protein MKNLLCPSMMCASFGNLEQEVKSLDEAGTDIFHIDIMDGSFVPNFGMGLQDFEFIRNATKKMVDVHLMIVNPDKYVDLFADMGADIIYIHPEADLHPARTLQKIKLKGKKAGIAINPGTSLESISELLPLIDYLMIMTVNPGFAGQKYLPYVDEKIKKAVSLGENYNYDIMVDGAISEEVIERLSKIGVKGFILGTSTLFGKEKSYKEILNSNR from the coding sequence ATGAAAAACTTATTATGTCCATCGATGATGTGTGCTAGTTTTGGAAATCTTGAACAAGAAGTTAAATCTTTAGATGAGGCAGGTACAGATATTTTCCATATTGATATCATGGATGGTTCATTCGTGCCTAACTTTGGTATGGGATTACAAGATTTTGAATTTATTCGTAATGCTACTAAAAAAATGGTCGATGTCCATTTAATGATTGTAAATCCTGATAAATATGTAGATCTTTTTGCTGATATGGGAGCAGATATTATTTATATTCATCCAGAAGCTGATCTTCATCCCGCAAGAACTTTACAAAAAATCAAACTTAAAGGAAAAAAAGCTGGGATTGCAATTAACCCTGGAACCTCATTGGAATCAATAAGTGAATTGTTACCTTTGATTGATTACTTAATGATTATGACTGTAAATCCTGGTTTTGCTGGTCAGAAATACTTACCTTATGTAGATGAAAAAATAAAAAAAGCAGTATCTTTAGGTGAGAATTATAATTATGACATCATGGTAGATGGTGCTATCTCTGAAGAAGTTATTGAAAGATTATCTAAAATCGGTGTAAAAGGTTTCATTTTAGGAACTTCTACACTTTTTGGTAAAGAGAAAAGTTACAAAGAAATATTGAATTCAAATAGATAA
- a CDS encoding LacI family DNA-binding transcriptional regulator, which produces MENVSIKDIAKLSGVSVATVSRVINNNGRFSEETGKKVRDIIESTGYRTNRIAKSLRTQKTQSIGIVVPDITNFFFSNVVQKIEKHFFDIGYSTIICNTDRDPKKEKTYLKMLESKMVDGLVIISGVKKFEPTDIGISLIPIVYIDREPNDSVNSIFISSDHYQAAYTATSHLIRQGCKHPVLLLYDRASSSSEKRLSGFLDALKENHIFSSLEENIFTFPSSFDFVNLDKEDESFRNFLTKEQKIDGIFAVNDLLGVYALDVLRKEGKKVPADVKIIGFDNTPYSRFTTPKLSSIEQNIQEIATLACDSLKQLMENNYIKTEAKRLVPVKLIIRESSQTNK; this is translated from the coding sequence ATGGAGAATGTTTCCATAAAGGATATTGCAAAACTAAGTGGTGTTTCAGTTGCTACTGTATCAAGAGTAATCAATAATAATGGTCGTTTTTCTGAAGAAACAGGAAAAAAAGTTAGGGATATCATTGAATCAACAGGTTATAGAACTAACAGGATTGCTAAAAGTCTACGTACACAAAAAACACAGTCGATAGGTATTGTAGTACCAGATATAACAAATTTTTTCTTTTCAAATGTTGTACAAAAAATTGAAAAACATTTTTTTGACATAGGTTACTCGACTATTATTTGTAATACAGATAGAGATCCTAAAAAAGAAAAAACTTATTTGAAAATGCTAGAAAGTAAGATGGTTGATGGATTGGTAATCATTTCTGGCGTAAAGAAATTTGAACCAACTGATATTGGGATTAGTTTAATTCCTATAGTCTATATAGATAGAGAGCCAAATGATTCTGTAAATAGTATATTTATTTCTTCTGATCATTACCAAGCAGCGTATACTGCTACTTCTCATTTGATTAGACAAGGTTGTAAACACCCGGTGCTATTACTCTACGATCGTGCGTCATCTTCGTCAGAAAAAAGATTAAGTGGTTTTCTCGATGCGTTGAAAGAAAATCATATCTTCTCAAGTTTAGAAGAAAATATTTTCACGTTTCCATCTAGTTTTGATTTTGTAAATCTTGATAAAGAAGATGAATCATTTAGAAATTTCTTAACTAAAGAACAGAAAATTGATGGTATTTTTGCTGTTAATGATTTGCTAGGTGTATACGCCTTAGATGTTTTAAGAAAAGAAGGTAAAAAAGTTCCTGCTGATGTAAAAATAATTGGTTTCGATAATACTCCATATAGTCGTTTTACTACACCAAAATTATCATCTATTGAACAAAATATTCAAGAAATTGCAACATTAGCGTGTGATTCACTAAAGCAACTAATGGAGAATAATTATATTAAAACAGAAGCAAAACGTTTGGTTCCGGTAAAGTTAATTATAAGAGAAAGCTCTCAAACAAATAAATAA
- a CDS encoding M20 family metallo-hydrolase, giving the protein MSQKKIFTLKENLLETYDVSLDYNGVSGKRLAERLGALSKIGLTEQNGSYRTGFSFEEKEAKELVMKWMKEAGLSVHQDGAGNVFGRLEGKRPGVPAVLSGSHVDSVPNGGHFDGPLGVLSALEVAEAWRETEFTPEKPFEVVIFSDEEGSRFHGGLNGSEAFMGSGDLDEKIKKKDTNGESFEEVLQDVGLSLESYSNAKRDLDDIETFIEIHIEQGKRLEKEELPCGIVTGIAGPHWLEYTFQGEAGHAGNTPMNDRKDALLAASEFIVKLNQIPQQINDTAVATVGKLHVEPNGVNVIPGKVTLYVDSRDIYEESRNTLVNRIIQLGEEIGVSHKLSVTYKETLKSPPVPISEDRQELLEEAMKVNSIRPYRLPSGAGHDAMVLGEQIPIVMLFVKSKDGISHNPAEWSDLNDCIQTIHVLKTYIEKLQY; this is encoded by the coding sequence ATGAGCCAAAAAAAAATTTTTACTTTAAAAGAAAATTTACTTGAAACGTATGACGTTTCACTTGATTACAATGGTGTCTCCGGTAAGCGATTAGCTGAACGGTTAGGAGCTTTGTCAAAAATTGGATTAACAGAACAGAATGGTTCTTATCGTACTGGTTTTTCATTTGAAGAAAAAGAAGCAAAAGAACTGGTCATGAAATGGATGAAAGAAGCCGGACTTTCTGTACATCAGGATGGAGCAGGCAATGTATTTGGTCGGCTGGAAGGCAAACGCCCAGGTGTACCTGCCGTATTAAGCGGTTCTCATGTCGACAGTGTCCCAAATGGTGGACACTTCGATGGTCCATTGGGAGTATTATCTGCTTTGGAAGTTGCAGAAGCTTGGAGAGAGACAGAATTCACACCAGAAAAACCTTTTGAAGTCGTTATTTTTTCTGATGAAGAAGGATCGAGATTCCATGGTGGTTTGAATGGAAGTGAAGCTTTTATGGGATCAGGCGACTTAGACGAGAAGATAAAAAAGAAAGACACTAATGGAGAAAGTTTTGAAGAAGTATTGCAAGATGTGGGGTTAAGTCTAGAAAGTTACTCTAATGCCAAACGGGATTTGGATGATATCGAAACCTTTATTGAAATACATATCGAGCAAGGAAAACGGTTAGAAAAAGAAGAACTTCCTTGTGGAATTGTGACAGGAATTGCCGGACCTCACTGGTTGGAATACACCTTTCAAGGAGAAGCGGGTCATGCAGGAAATACACCGATGAATGACCGGAAAGATGCCTTACTTGCTGCCAGTGAGTTTATAGTCAAACTCAATCAAATTCCACAGCAAATTAATGATACCGCTGTAGCCACAGTAGGAAAACTTCATGTAGAACCTAATGGAGTTAATGTCATCCCTGGGAAAGTTACCTTGTATGTCGATAGTAGAGATATCTATGAAGAATCAAGAAATACCTTAGTCAACCGCATTATTCAGCTTGGAGAAGAAATTGGAGTATCACACAAATTGTCTGTTACGTATAAAGAAACCTTAAAGAGCCCACCTGTGCCAATTTCTGAAGACCGGCAAGAGCTACTTGAAGAGGCTATGAAAGTAAACAGCATTCGTCCTTATCGTTTGCCAAGCGGAGCAGGACACGATGCAATGGTTCTCGGAGAACAAATTCCGATAGTCATGCTGTTTGTTAAGAGTAAAGATGGCATCAGCCATAACCCGGCAGAATGGTCAGACTTAAATGACTGCATCCAGACCATACACGTACTCAAAACCTATATAGAAAAATTGCAGTACTAA
- a CDS encoding Fic family protein, whose protein sequence is MNKFFKSITSDYFEDILVRLAHHSAGIEGNTISLPATVSIIVNGTLPISSGATVREFYEIENHKQAFDHMINHLINEETLSTTIIKEIHADLTDRLQYDKGQFKKNENMILGAEFQTASPSETPLLVSQLIDNLNYRLSISTDREAKLMAILDTHIQFERIHPFSDGNGRTGRMMMNYSLLQERFPPLIIEKDTKAQYVEILATQDVDSFVTFAKSILDKETKRMIAFQNMDQEKIKEIEE, encoded by the coding sequence GTGAATAAATTTTTCAAATCCATAACTAGCGACTACTTTGAAGATATTTTAGTACGATTAGCTCATCATTCGGCAGGGATTGAGGGAAATACTATTTCTTTACCTGCTACCGTTTCTATCATTGTAAATGGTACTTTACCCATTAGTTCCGGTGCTACAGTTAGAGAATTTTATGAGATTGAGAACCACAAGCAAGCTTTTGATCATATGATAAATCATTTAATAAATGAAGAGACCCTTTCTACCACCATTATTAAAGAGATACACGCTGATTTAACAGATCGATTACAATACGATAAAGGTCAATTTAAAAAGAATGAAAATATGATTTTAGGTGCTGAATTTCAAACAGCTTCACCATCAGAAACACCTTTGTTAGTTTCTCAATTAATTGATAATTTAAATTATCGTTTAAGTATATCTACAGATAGGGAAGCTAAGTTAATGGCTATTTTGGATACTCATATTCAGTTTGAACGGATTCATCCATTCTCAGATGGGAATGGCCGAACTGGTCGGATGATGATGAACTATTCTTTATTACAGGAGAGATTTCCTCCATTAATTATTGAAAAGGATACAAAAGCACAGTATGTTGAAATTTTAGCAACTCAAGACGTAGATTCTTTTGTAACTTTTGCTAAATCAATCCTAGATAAAGAAACTAAACGAATGATAGCATTTCAAAATATGGATCAAGAAAAAATCAAAGAAATTGAAGAATAA
- a CDS encoding ParA family protein, protein MNGKVYVVGNFKGGVGKTKTVTMLAYEAATYLKERILVIDMDPQGNATRVLAKTGNLDNISKSITDGFRNGNLTDEIVHVMDNLDMIPANTSFRNLSKILFDKYPDNEIAQISYLKELIEPFKNSYDRIYIDVPPTISDYSDNAMIAADYCIIVLQTQELSLDGAQTYIAYMQFLSENYNAHLQVVGIIPMMLRQGGRVDTRVLDQAREMYGSNVIDTIVNYQERLKVYDVEGVHMNTNANGKVEMWDGKAHQIFIDVLNELNDHEAYLENI, encoded by the coding sequence ATGAACGGAAAAGTTTATGTTGTTGGAAACTTTAAGGGCGGGGTTGGCAAAACAAAAACCGTAACTATGCTGGCATATGAAGCAGCTACATATTTAAAGGAACGTATCTTAGTTATTGATATGGACCCTCAAGGCAATGCTACTAGAGTGCTTGCTAAAACTGGAAATCTTGATAACATATCAAAATCAATTACTGATGGTTTTCGAAACGGAAACCTTACCGATGAAATCGTTCATGTCATGGATAATTTAGATATGATACCAGCAAATACATCCTTTAGAAATTTATCAAAGATTCTTTTTGATAAATACCCAGATAATGAAATAGCTCAAATTTCTTATTTAAAAGAATTAATTGAGCCTTTCAAAAATAGTTATGATCGTATTTATATAGATGTTCCTCCCACGATATCTGATTACTCAGACAATGCTATGATAGCTGCCGATTATTGTATTATTGTTCTTCAAACCCAAGAACTCTCATTAGATGGTGCCCAAACATATATTGCTTACATGCAATTTTTATCAGAAAACTATAATGCCCACTTACAAGTTGTTGGAATTATTCCTATGATGTTAAGACAAGGTGGACGAGTGGATACTAGAGTTTTAGATCAAGCAAGAGAAATGTATGGCAGCAATGTTATTGATACTATTGTAAATTACCAAGAACGTTTAAAAGTATATGATGTAGAAGGTGTTCACATGAACACTAATGCAAATGGAAAAGTAGAAATGTGGGATGGAAAAGCTCATCAAATTTTCATAGATGTTTTAAATGAATTGAATGACCATGAAGCGTATTTAGAAAATATTTAA